The following are from one region of the Actinopolyspora halophila DSM 43834 genome:
- a CDS encoding NACHT domain-containing protein has translation MPRSRTWVVVASLSASVGVSILIIGTAVTEGLGTGNDLAGIVAAVATLIPLAWTVISATRSGADTEDPAELLAAAVSEQWEKAARERGLVRPHPLPVWWRRSKSPVAGPVTATTETTPSGARFDPLPGLGSVHREHLEEGDAAALHTVYGGLASGRLLLLGPAGSGKSSAAILLLREALRFREHASGEHRARIPVPVMFTLHGWTPETAVTDWLTDKLVENYPMFRGRREHAAKLVVTGRVAVFLDGLDEMPEYLRSSALTALADAPFRLVVTSRIDEALTTAKTTILTGSVALEIQPVPSETAAKYLLEPLVDPPPPSWKVLVEHLTGGSDSAVGNALDNPLTLSLLRDVYGSTEPVDELLDTTRFPTSTDIDNHLLDHAIHAAYRPRPGRPPPPYTAEAAHRTLRYLASRMTAAGTRDLAWWQLPRLASENPTAATPLFPKQLRLAPSALRYGLMHGLPAGPATGLAIWLKTGPTAELVALVTALAVGLIGGGLFGLVLGLVSSAQDSKEVERGVRGPVEVWVQDRRAGLTYGITMGLAGSLSTGLLTGYTVGFAAGATVGIVVGLGLGTLTTFSGFASSSTTASFARLSIAHRTPPRMILFLEDARARNLLRTVGPLYQFRHAEIQDRLASTSTEQPAREAGAPD, from the coding sequence ATGCCGAGGTCACGAACCTGGGTTGTGGTCGCGTCCCTGTCGGCGTCAGTGGGCGTCAGCATCCTGATCATCGGTACGGCTGTCACCGAGGGGCTGGGAACCGGCAACGACCTCGCGGGCATCGTCGCCGCTGTCGCCACGCTCATTCCGCTGGCGTGGACAGTCATCTCGGCGACGAGATCGGGGGCGGACACGGAAGACCCGGCAGAGCTACTCGCGGCCGCGGTGAGCGAACAGTGGGAGAAGGCCGCGCGGGAACGAGGACTCGTGCGACCACACCCACTTCCGGTGTGGTGGCGTCGTTCGAAGTCACCGGTGGCCGGACCGGTAACCGCCACCACCGAGACCACACCATCAGGAGCCCGCTTCGATCCGCTCCCCGGACTGGGCAGCGTGCACCGCGAACACCTCGAGGAAGGGGACGCGGCAGCGCTCCACACGGTGTACGGCGGATTGGCCTCGGGACGACTGCTGCTGCTCGGTCCCGCCGGTTCCGGTAAGAGTTCGGCGGCGATCCTGCTGCTACGCGAGGCGCTACGCTTCCGCGAGCACGCATCGGGAGAGCACCGGGCACGAATCCCCGTACCGGTGATGTTCACCCTGCACGGTTGGACTCCCGAAACCGCGGTCACCGACTGGCTGACCGACAAGCTCGTCGAGAACTACCCGATGTTTCGGGGCCGTCGCGAGCACGCCGCCAAGCTAGTGGTCACCGGTCGGGTGGCGGTGTTCCTGGACGGACTCGACGAGATGCCCGAATACCTGCGCTCCAGCGCGCTCACGGCACTGGCCGACGCCCCGTTCCGGCTGGTAGTCACCAGCCGCATCGACGAAGCCCTGACCACAGCCAAGACAACGATCCTGACCGGGTCCGTCGCCCTCGAAATCCAACCCGTTCCCTCGGAGACCGCAGCCAAGTACCTCCTCGAACCATTGGTCGACCCGCCGCCACCCTCCTGGAAAGTACTCGTTGAGCACCTCACCGGCGGCTCGGACAGCGCTGTCGGCAACGCACTGGACAACCCGCTCACGCTCAGCCTTCTGCGCGACGTCTACGGGTCAACCGAACCCGTCGACGAACTCCTCGACACCACCCGCTTTCCCACCTCAACCGACATCGACAACCACCTGCTCGACCACGCGATCCACGCCGCCTACCGCCCCCGCCCGGGGCGACCACCACCGCCCTACACCGCCGAAGCAGCCCACCGCACCCTGCGATACCTCGCCTCCCGCATGACCGCCGCAGGAACCCGCGACCTCGCCTGGTGGCAGTTGCCCAGACTGGCCAGTGAGAACCCCACAGCCGCAACTCCCCTGTTCCCCAAACAGCTGAGGTTGGCCCCGAGCGCACTCAGATACGGGCTTATGCACGGACTCCCGGCCGGGCCTGCAACCGGGCTCGCGATCTGGCTCAAGACTGGCCCCACGGCTGAACTCGTAGCGCTCGTTACTGCGCTCGCAGTCGGTCTCATAGGCGGCGGGCTTTTCGGCCTCGTACTCGGACTCGTGAGCTCGGCTCAGGATTCGAAGGAAGTCGAACGGGGAGTCCGAGGCCCTGTGGAGGTCTGGGTTCAAGACCGGAGGGCTGGGCTCACGTACGGGATCACGATGGGGCTCGCAGGCAGCCTCTCAACCGGCCTCCTCACTGGCTACACGGTCGGGTTCGCGGCCGGGGCCACGGTTGGGATCGTCGTCGGGCTCGGCCTTGGGACTTTAACAACCTTCAGCGGTTTCGCATCTAGCTCAACCACGGCATCCTTTGCTCGACTCTCGATCGCACACCGCACCCCGCCACGAATGATCCTCTTCCTCGAGGACGCCCGTGCACGGAACCTGCTCCGGACGGTCGGACCCCTCTACCAGTTCCGCCACGCCGAGATTCAGGACAGACTCGCCTCCACATCGACCGAGCAGCCTGCACGCGAAGCCGGGGCTCCCGACTGA
- a CDS encoding MarR family winged helix-turn-helix transcriptional regulator translates to MCADTLGDIHDAWRRARPDLDISAMEVFGRLKLIQALHETAVEPVFSGASLSPPEVDVLVLLRHLEEPIIARELARLRGCSRAAIGRILSKLDERGLVAREPNPADRRAVLVRITELGCQRIDEVFPRQLVLEERVLSSLTAQQREQVTGALDLLAEALGGVSG, encoded by the coding sequence GTGTGCGCTGACACCCTGGGAGACATTCACGACGCGTGGCGGCGGGCGCGTCCGGACCTGGACATTTCCGCGATGGAGGTCTTCGGGCGACTCAAGCTGATCCAGGCCCTGCACGAGACCGCGGTGGAACCGGTTTTCTCCGGAGCGTCGCTGTCCCCGCCGGAAGTGGACGTGCTGGTGCTGCTGCGGCACCTGGAGGAACCCATCATCGCGCGCGAGCTCGCCCGGCTGCGCGGGTGCTCGCGGGCCGCGATAGGACGCATCCTGTCCAAACTGGACGAACGCGGACTGGTCGCGCGGGAGCCCAACCCCGCGGACCGGCGCGCTGTCCTGGTGCGCATCACCGAACTCGGCTGCCAGCGGATAGACGAGGTGTTCCCCCGGCAGCTGGTACTCGAGGAGCGGGTGCTGAGCTCCCTCACCGCGCAGCAGCGCGAGCAGGTCACCGGCGCGCTGGACCTGCTGGCCGAGGCCCTCGGCGGGGTGTCCGGCTGA
- a CDS encoding 2Fe-2S iron-sulfur cluster-binding protein, which produces MDAEITLRVDGQRRTLSVDTRTTLLDALRERLGVTSPKKGCDHGQCGACTVLLDGRRATSCLTFAVANDDSEVVTAEGLAEDEQPHPMQQAFLDNDGFQCGYCTPGQICSAVGMLDEVKAGWPSHVTEDLDEPPELDDEEIRERMSGNLCRCGAYANIVSAIREAAE; this is translated from the coding sequence ATGGACGCGGAGATAACGCTGCGGGTGGACGGACAGCGGCGGACGCTGTCCGTGGACACCCGGACCACTTTGCTGGACGCGCTGCGGGAGAGATTGGGGGTGACCTCGCCGAAGAAGGGTTGCGACCACGGGCAGTGCGGCGCGTGCACGGTGCTGCTCGACGGCCGCAGGGCCACCAGCTGCCTGACCTTCGCCGTCGCCAACGACGACAGCGAGGTCGTGACGGCCGAAGGGCTGGCCGAGGACGAACAACCGCACCCGATGCAGCAGGCCTTCCTGGACAACGACGGTTTCCAGTGCGGGTACTGCACGCCGGGGCAGATCTGCTCGGCCGTCGGGATGCTCGACGAGGTCAAGGCGGGCTGGCCCAGCCACGTGACCGAGGACCTCGACGAACCGCCCGAACTGGACGACGAGGAGATCAGGGAAAGGATGAGCGGCAACCTCTGCCGCTGCGGTGCCTACGCCAACATCGTCTCAGCCATCCGAGAGGCCGCGGAGTGA
- a CDS encoding DUF397 domain-containing protein — protein MHGETRTSTSAARLTGAQWRKSRHSGAIGNCVEVAALDGNEVAMRNSRDPQGPALVYTRAEIAAFVAGAKDGEFDDFIR, from the coding sequence ATGCACGGAGAGACCCGCACCAGCACATCGGCCGCCCGGCTCACCGGAGCGCAGTGGCGCAAGAGCAGGCACAGCGGGGCGATCGGCAACTGCGTGGAGGTCGCCGCGCTGGACGGGAACGAGGTGGCGATGCGGAACTCACGCGACCCGCAGGGCCCCGCTCTGGTCTACACCCGTGCCGAGATCGCGGCGTTCGTGGCCGGCGCCAAGGACGGTGAGTTCGATGACTTCATCCGCTGA
- a CDS encoding helix-turn-helix domain-containing protein — translation MSDRLLTSGELAKALGISHQSITHYARTGQLEPALTTPGGHYRWDLDDVKRQLRELNERRRRG, via the coding sequence ATGTCCGATCGACTGCTGACGAGCGGGGAGTTGGCGAAAGCTCTCGGGATCTCCCACCAGTCGATCACGCACTACGCCCGCACCGGCCAGCTGGAGCCCGCGCTGACGACGCCGGGCGGTCACTACCGCTGGGACCTCGACGACGTGAAGCGCCAGCTCCGCGAGCTCAACGAGCGCCGCCGCAGGGGCTAG
- a CDS encoding SseB family protein, which translates to MGSVSVGGEVAEAARRLHADECSLAEFLPVFAAGFFYTRTSAESPKLFVADVSGQGCWACVFTTKQRLASHAGECDYLGLSGGEFARFVPADVGLVIDVEDEHAVSLPPSVLAEVATMPLAEEE; encoded by the coding sequence ATGGGAAGCGTTTCCGTCGGTGGTGAAGTAGCCGAAGCCGCGCGGCGACTGCACGCCGATGAGTGCTCACTGGCGGAGTTCCTTCCGGTGTTCGCCGCCGGGTTCTTCTACACGCGCACGTCCGCCGAGTCGCCGAAGTTGTTCGTAGCCGATGTGTCCGGCCAGGGATGTTGGGCGTGCGTGTTCACCACCAAGCAACGCCTGGCCTCGCATGCCGGAGAGTGCGATTACCTGGGGTTGAGCGGTGGGGAGTTCGCACGTTTCGTTCCTGCCGATGTGGGCTTGGTGATCGATGTGGAGGACGAACACGCGGTGTCGTTACCTCCATCGGTGCTGGCCGAGGTCGCGACCATGCCGCTCGCGGAAGAGGAGTGA
- a CDS encoding putative T7SS-secreted protein, which yields MAELGSTTDPRALVPGKPDAMREEIAQCNRTSAAYLRAGDGLKHLDTADWEGKAADAFHEAFDGHPSAWIKAGDAFLDAANALTEYVETLEWAQQRAGEAIAVWREGQEAGEQARAQHEAAVQQAQQAGESPPEFTDPGAEKRQQAQDLLYRARGQLNEAGERAADALEDARDRAPDKPGFWGSVGSGVSQFFQGVGDWAGDIGDIVTNLDQIPASVRSAFAHPVEFAKGMVSWDQFHTNPTRAAGHVLPDAILSALGGAGAAKKGGDVLSGVNTALKSAKSQRILDKATYNGKNIADHVANRGTDIGHEPPKKKKTPMRHVDSAEDINEAWENLSRGGTPIERPGYDKIVMLPDGSTVGYRTKSGQGPESTVLDLRDPTKNELKIHIDPKQGGK from the coding sequence GTGGCCGAATTGGGCAGCACCACGGACCCCCGTGCTCTGGTTCCGGGCAAGCCGGACGCCATGCGGGAGGAAATCGCCCAGTGCAACAGAACGAGCGCCGCCTATCTGCGGGCCGGGGACGGACTCAAGCACCTGGACACCGCCGACTGGGAGGGCAAGGCAGCCGACGCGTTCCACGAAGCCTTCGACGGCCATCCGAGCGCCTGGATCAAAGCCGGGGACGCGTTCCTGGATGCGGCGAACGCGCTGACCGAATACGTCGAAACTCTGGAGTGGGCCCAACAGCGGGCGGGTGAGGCGATCGCGGTGTGGCGGGAGGGGCAGGAGGCAGGCGAGCAGGCGCGCGCCCAACACGAAGCCGCTGTTCAGCAGGCCCAGCAGGCAGGCGAGTCACCACCGGAGTTCACCGATCCGGGGGCAGAGAAACGGCAGCAGGCCCAAGACCTGTTGTATCGAGCCCGTGGGCAGCTGAACGAGGCCGGGGAACGCGCCGCCGACGCTCTCGAGGACGCACGTGATCGCGCCCCGGACAAACCCGGTTTCTGGGGAAGCGTCGGTTCCGGGGTGTCCCAGTTCTTCCAGGGGGTGGGCGACTGGGCCGGCGACATCGGCGACATCGTCACCAATCTGGACCAGATACCGGCCAGCGTGCGCTCGGCTTTCGCTCATCCGGTCGAGTTCGCCAAGGGTATGGTGTCCTGGGACCAGTTCCACACCAATCCCACCCGGGCGGCTGGCCACGTACTGCCCGACGCGATCCTGAGTGCCCTCGGCGGAGCCGGAGCCGCCAAGAAGGGCGGCGATGTCCTCTCCGGCGTGAACACCGCCCTGAAGTCCGCCAAGAGCCAACGTATCCTCGACAAGGCCACCTACAACGGCAAGAACATCGCCGACCACGTAGCCAATCGGGGCACCGACATCGGTCACGAACCCCCAAAGAAGAAAAAGACGCCGATGCGACACGTTGATAGTGCTGAGGACATAAACGAAGCCTGGGAAAATCTTTCCCGAGGTGGAACGCCGATAGAACGCCCCGGTTATGACAAGATCGTCATGCTTCCCGACGGAAGCACGGTTGGATATCGCACCAAAAGCGGACAAGGACCGGAGAGCACGGTACTGGACTTACGAGATCCGACCAAGAACGAACTCAAGATTCACATCGATCCGAAACAAGGAGGAAAATAA
- a CDS encoding AraC family transcriptional regulator, with product MLEHLNEAMDHIERHLTEEVDVREPARIARTSEHHFRRMFSALAGIPLSEYVRRRRMTLAAGAVLSGERSLLDIAVEHGYGSNEAFARAFRSVHGVGPSEARSRGAALRSQPRMTFHLTIEGSTPMEHRIVEKDAFRLIGHRTEVPVVHEGHNSAIADFVSGIGAAELKRLEALSDQEPRGIVSAVEPLDPSRSEGSSADYLHGVVSASSAAEDLAERLVPAGKWAVFPTGGKAPEAAQYLWRDVFTEWFPSNPYRSVAGPEILRTELSADGAEMSCELWIPVEHESGN from the coding sequence GTGCTCGAACACCTCAACGAGGCCATGGACCACATCGAACGTCACCTCACCGAGGAGGTCGACGTTCGGGAACCGGCCCGGATCGCGCGCACCTCGGAGCACCACTTCCGCAGGATGTTCTCCGCCCTGGCGGGGATCCCGCTGTCGGAGTACGTGCGCAGGCGCAGGATGACCCTGGCCGCGGGAGCCGTGCTCTCCGGGGAACGGTCCCTGCTCGACATCGCCGTCGAGCACGGCTACGGATCCAACGAGGCGTTCGCCCGTGCGTTCCGCTCCGTGCACGGTGTCGGGCCGTCCGAGGCGAGGAGTCGCGGTGCCGCCCTCCGATCCCAACCACGGATGACGTTTCACCTGACGATCGAAGGGAGCACCCCGATGGAACACCGGATCGTGGAGAAGGACGCCTTCCGGCTCATCGGCCACCGCACCGAGGTCCCGGTTGTCCACGAAGGGCACAACAGCGCCATCGCCGACTTCGTCTCGGGAATCGGTGCCGCGGAGCTGAAGCGCCTGGAAGCGCTCTCGGACCAGGAGCCGCGCGGCATCGTCTCGGCCGTGGAGCCGCTGGATCCCTCCCGCTCGGAAGGCAGCAGCGCGGACTACCTGCACGGGGTCGTGTCCGCGTCCTCCGCCGCGGAAGACTTGGCCGAACGACTCGTTCCCGCCGGCAAGTGGGCCGTGTTCCCCACCGGCGGCAAGGCCCCGGAAGCCGCGCAGTACCTCTGGCGGGACGTGTTCACCGAATGGTTCCCGTCCAATCCCTACCGCAGCGTCGCGGGACCGGAGATCCTGCGCACCGAGCTCTCCGCGGACGGAGCCGAGATGTCCTGCGAGCTCTGGATACCCGTCGAGCACGAGAGCGGGAACTGA
- a CDS encoding pyridoxamine 5'-phosphate oxidase family protein — translation MNEVGTHGSATDQLGSTDGETTEFTEITDARQLHELVGTPLRRTLDKERSTLHELDRQWLARSPFCLVATSDEHGNCDVSPKGDPPGFTLVLDESTIALPERPGNRRADGFHNILRNPHVGLLYMIPGRGDTLRINGRARIATDAPFFERMEVGGHRPALALVVETEQIFHHCAKSFMRADLWNPESWNPGAVDSRPRIAKTLESPEKSLAELERYYGDSYAAKLYGG, via the coding sequence ATGAACGAAGTCGGAACGCACGGTTCCGCCACCGATCAGCTCGGATCGACGGACGGCGAAACCACCGAGTTCACCGAGATCACGGACGCGCGGCAGCTGCACGAGCTGGTCGGCACCCCGCTGCGGCGCACGCTGGACAAGGAAAGGTCCACGCTGCACGAGCTGGACAGGCAGTGGCTGGCCCGCTCGCCGTTCTGCCTGGTCGCCACTTCCGACGAGCACGGCAACTGCGACGTCTCCCCCAAGGGCGATCCGCCCGGGTTCACGCTCGTGCTGGACGAGAGCACGATCGCGCTTCCGGAGCGGCCCGGCAACCGCCGCGCGGACGGGTTCCACAACATCCTGCGCAATCCGCACGTCGGGTTGCTCTACATGATCCCCGGGCGCGGGGACACGCTCCGGATCAACGGACGGGCGCGCATCGCGACCGACGCGCCGTTCTTCGAACGCATGGAGGTCGGTGGGCACCGCCCAGCACTCGCCCTGGTCGTCGAGACCGAGCAGATCTTCCACCACTGCGCGAAGTCCTTCATGCGGGCCGACCTGTGGAACCCGGAAAGCTGGAACCCCGGCGCGGTGGACTCGCGACCGCGGATAGCCAAGACCCTGGAATCCCCGGAAAAGAGCCTCGCGGAGCTGGAGCGGTACTACGGGGACTCCTACGCCGCGAAGCTGTACGGAGGATGA
- a CDS encoding xanthine dehydrogenase family protein molybdopterin-binding subunit, whose protein sequence is MTDVSNSGKLGEPLERLDGPAKVTGTARYAFEQPVDDPLYLHPLQADIARGRVVTIDTSPAEALSGVHTVLTHENAESLNSGVDVELAVLQSPEIGYRGQVIGAVVADTQEIAAHAAGLVEVTYERHPHDTVFRSDDEIVYTPDSSDPMIGEDLDQGDVDGALAAAEHAVDATYTTPAEYNNPMEPHAAIAVWAEAELTLYDSNQGSYTVRDMIAPTLGLDPQRVHVFAPHVGGGFGSKGVPHAHVVLAALAARKLEGRPVKCALSRRQMFSLVGYRPPTRQRVRLGADSAGRLTATEHSALEQTSRVKEYAEQSASAARNMYVSANRRVTNELATLDVPVPTWMRAPGEAGGMYALETAMDEMALTCGVDPVEFRVRNEPERAPESGLPFSSRNLVSCLRQGAASFGWNDRDPEPGVREENGWLLGTGVAAATFPSFSIPGSKATIGYEPGGYYRVEIGAVDLGTGSRTALSQIAAEALEVPVEVVRLHLGSTEQPRASLAGGSSGTASWGSTIVQAAHEFRAEHGAEPAEGAETTAKAASNPAVGEYAMNAYGAQFAEVAVNTDTGEIRVPRMLGVFAAGRIVNARTARSQFLGGMTMGLSMALHEHGVFDGRFGHVVNHDFAGYHIAGNADVGSVEVSWLDEHDPHVNPMGIKGIGEIGIVGVAAAIGNAARHATGIRIRELPLTPEKFLT, encoded by the coding sequence GTGACCGACGTGTCGAACTCCGGCAAGCTCGGAGAACCGCTGGAACGTCTCGACGGGCCGGCCAAGGTCACGGGAACGGCCAGGTACGCCTTCGAACAGCCCGTGGACGACCCCCTCTACCTGCATCCGCTGCAGGCCGACATCGCGCGGGGACGGGTCGTCACGATCGACACGAGCCCGGCCGAGGCCCTGAGCGGGGTCCACACCGTGCTGACCCACGAGAACGCGGAGTCGCTCAACTCCGGGGTCGACGTCGAACTGGCCGTCCTGCAGTCCCCCGAGATCGGTTACCGGGGGCAGGTGATCGGTGCCGTGGTCGCCGACACCCAGGAGATCGCGGCGCACGCCGCCGGCCTCGTCGAGGTCACCTACGAACGTCACCCGCACGACACCGTGTTCCGCTCCGACGACGAGATCGTCTACACCCCGGACAGCTCCGACCCGATGATCGGCGAGGACCTCGACCAGGGCGATGTGGACGGTGCGCTGGCCGCTGCCGAGCACGCGGTGGACGCCACGTACACCACCCCGGCGGAGTACAACAACCCGATGGAGCCGCACGCGGCCATAGCGGTGTGGGCGGAGGCGGAGCTGACCCTGTACGACTCGAACCAGGGTTCCTACACCGTGCGGGACATGATCGCCCCGACGCTCGGGCTGGACCCGCAGCGGGTGCACGTCTTCGCCCCCCACGTCGGTGGTGGTTTCGGCTCCAAGGGGGTCCCCCACGCGCACGTGGTGCTGGCGGCGCTGGCCGCCAGGAAGTTGGAGGGGCGACCGGTCAAGTGCGCGTTGTCCCGCAGGCAGATGTTCTCCCTCGTGGGGTACCGGCCGCCGACCAGGCAGCGGGTTCGGCTGGGAGCGGACTCCGCGGGCAGGCTGACCGCGACCGAGCACTCGGCGCTCGAGCAGACCTCGCGGGTCAAGGAGTACGCGGAGCAGAGCGCCAGCGCGGCGCGGAACATGTACGTCTCGGCCAACCGCCGCGTCACCAACGAGCTGGCCACGCTGGACGTGCCCGTGCCCACGTGGATGCGTGCCCCCGGGGAGGCCGGGGGGATGTACGCGCTGGAGACGGCCATGGACGAGATGGCCCTGACCTGCGGTGTGGATCCCGTCGAGTTCCGCGTCCGCAACGAACCCGAACGCGCCCCGGAGTCGGGGTTGCCGTTCTCCAGCCGCAACCTGGTGTCCTGCCTGCGCCAGGGGGCCGCGAGCTTCGGTTGGAACGACCGCGACCCCGAACCGGGCGTCCGGGAGGAGAACGGCTGGCTGCTCGGAACCGGTGTGGCCGCGGCGACCTTCCCGAGCTTCAGCATCCCCGGCTCGAAGGCCACCATCGGTTACGAGCCCGGCGGGTACTACCGGGTGGAGATCGGGGCCGTGGACCTCGGTACCGGTTCCCGCACGGCGCTGAGCCAGATCGCGGCCGAGGCGCTGGAAGTGCCCGTGGAGGTGGTGCGGCTGCACCTGGGCAGCACCGAGCAGCCGCGGGCGAGCCTCGCGGGGGGATCCTCGGGAACGGCGTCCTGGGGTTCGACGATCGTCCAGGCCGCGCACGAGTTCCGCGCCGAGCACGGCGCGGAACCGGCGGAGGGTGCCGAGACCACGGCGAAGGCCGCGTCCAACCCCGCCGTCGGTGAGTACGCGATGAACGCCTACGGGGCGCAGTTCGCCGAGGTCGCGGTGAACACCGACACCGGCGAGATCCGTGTGCCGCGCATGCTGGGTGTTTTCGCCGCCGGGCGCATCGTCAACGCGCGCACCGCGCGTTCGCAGTTCCTCGGCGGGATGACCATGGGCCTGTCCATGGCGCTGCACGAGCACGGCGTCTTCGACGGACGGTTCGGCCACGTCGTCAACCACGACTTCGCCGGGTACCACATAGCCGGCAACGCCGACGTGGGTTCGGTCGAGGTGAGCTGGCTCGACGAGCACGACCCGCACGTCAATCCCATGGGGATCAAGGGAATCGGTGAGATCGGCATCGTCGGGGTGGCAGCTGCCATCGGGAACGCGGCTCGGCACGCCACCGGGATCCGGATCCGTGAGCTGCCCCTCACCCCGGAGAAGTTCCTTACCTAG
- a CDS encoding FAD binding domain-containing protein: MKPFDYQRADDADSAIATVSGDPEARYIGGGTNLVDHMKLGITEPEKLVDITRLPYDSVETLPDGGVRVGATVRNSDLAASHVIRQRYPVLAQALLAGASGQLRNLATTGGNLLQRTRCSYFQDTSTPCNKREPGTGCSALEGWNRYHAILGASEHCVATNPSDMAVALAALDATVLVQGQRGQRRIPVTELHRLPGDEPERDSVLEHGELITAVELPAPSENARSAYRKVRDRASYAFALVSVAAVVEVSEGAISHARIALGGLAHKPWRATAAEEALRGAPATEEAFRDAAEAELAEARTLRDNAFKIPMTRNTLSAVLRELTRQEGA; encoded by the coding sequence GTGAAACCCTTCGACTACCAACGCGCGGACGACGCGGACAGCGCGATCGCGACCGTCAGCGGTGACCCCGAGGCGAGGTACATCGGCGGCGGGACCAACCTCGTCGACCACATGAAACTGGGGATCACCGAACCGGAGAAGCTGGTCGACATCACCCGGTTGCCGTACGACTCCGTGGAGACGCTGCCCGACGGCGGGGTGCGCGTCGGCGCCACGGTGCGCAACAGCGACCTCGCGGCTTCCCACGTGATCCGCCAGCGCTACCCGGTGCTGGCCCAGGCGCTGCTGGCGGGGGCCTCCGGGCAGCTGCGCAACCTCGCCACGACCGGGGGAAACCTGCTCCAGCGTACCCGTTGCTCCTACTTCCAGGACACGAGCACGCCGTGCAACAAGCGCGAACCGGGAACCGGGTGCTCGGCCCTGGAGGGTTGGAACCGCTACCACGCGATACTCGGGGCCTCCGAGCACTGCGTGGCCACCAACCCCTCCGACATGGCCGTGGCCCTGGCCGCGCTCGACGCCACAGTGCTGGTTCAGGGGCAGCGGGGTCAGCGCCGCATCCCGGTGACCGAGCTGCACCGGCTCCCGGGCGACGAACCGGAGCGCGACAGCGTGCTCGAGCACGGTGAACTGATCACCGCCGTCGAGCTGCCCGCTCCCTCCGAGAACGCCCGCTCCGCCTACCGGAAGGTCCGGGACCGCGCCTCCTACGCGTTCGCCCTGGTCTCGGTGGCCGCCGTCGTCGAGGTCTCCGAAGGCGCGATCAGCCACGCCCGCATCGCCCTCGGTGGACTGGCGCACAAACCGTGGCGGGCCACCGCCGCCGAGGAGGCGCTGCGCGGCGCCCCGGCCACCGAGGAGGCCTTCCGGGACGCGGCCGAGGCGGAGCTGGCCGAAGCGCGGACACTGCGCGACAACGCGTTCAAGATCCCCATGACCCGCAACACCCTCAGCGCGGTGCTGCGCGAGCTCACCAGGCAGGAGGGAGCGTGA